The following coding sequences lie in one Sesamum indicum cultivar Zhongzhi No. 13 linkage group LG9, S_indicum_v1.0, whole genome shotgun sequence genomic window:
- the LOC110012568 gene encoding uncharacterized protein LOC110012568 isoform X3: protein MAERSATSGAGPSRKDKGKAKVGIEYQDLRISEDDDDDDQETQSAFQESPDNRSALVLPFKKRWAHEVEDTTVGTPQEKSSTDQPSDTRQEDDENAPDDQTETDLKPGSRAVTANEYCLSKTLVALLVFDGYDRRYNMLLKQEVGGGRIKYAISRGWGDFVRMHNLKAGDEITFYRFFDSRVSDVYFYVLRYFRKPMDRPPCFRRNKSTQDDALRKLLYGSSSVEDKEKGLEKIEPKVDRNQVESGRIEDDQVPVEKNQQESAKVEDDQVPVEKNQQESAKDEGDQVPVENTSDQTERKVQGPGSRVLTSEEYCMEKTLTTYEVIEDAKLYLDAYEASELTAFPEIVNYPPGTYSKTLLVYDKDDRRYDMQLKHHISRGTIGYAINSGWNSFIRTHDLEAGDVVTFYRVQDESVSDDYYHVIRYTRKSVGRNETREKIIDDGQKNPKTRYKAEARRKEDGSLVIKLAGG from the exons atGGCAGAACGCAGTGCTACTTCAGGAGCAGGTCCCAGTAGAAAAGATAAAGGAAAAGCAAAAGTTGGCATTGAATACCAAGACTTGAGAATTtctgaagatgatgatgatgatgatcaagAAACCCAATCTGCCTTTCAAGAAAGCCCTGATAATCGCTCTGCCCTGGTTTTGCCATTCAAGAAACGGTGGGCACATGAAGTTGAAGATACTACTGTTGGAACCCCGCAGGAGAAAAGTAGTACTGATCAGCCGTCAGATACTCGGCAGGAAGACGATGAGAATGCTCCTGATGATCAAACTGAGACAGACCTGAAGCCAGGTTCcag GGCTGTGACAGCGAACGAATACTGCCTTTCCAAGACTTTAG TGGCTCTTCTTGTATTCGATGGATATGATAGGCGATACAACATGCTGTTAAAGCAGGAGGTTGGTGGTGGGAGGATAAAATACGCCATCTCAAGAGGGTGGGGTGATTTCGTTAGGATGCATAACCTGAAAGCTGGTGATGAGATTACCTTTTACAGGTTTTTTGACAGTAGAGTTTCCGATGTCTATTTTTACGTCCTTAGGTACTTCAGGAAGCCTATGGATCGCCCGCCTTGTTTCCGAAGAAATAAATCGACACAAGATGATGCTTTGCGGAAACTCTTGTATGGAAGCTCTAGTGTGGAGGATAAGGAAAAGGGGTTGGAGAAGATTGAGCCTAAGGTTGATAGAAACCAAGTGGAGAGTGGTAGAATTGAAGATGATCAAGTCCCGGTGGAGAAAAACCAACAGGAAAGCGCTAAAGTTGAAGATGATCAAGTCCCGGTAGAGAAAAACCAACAGGAGAGCGCTAAAGATGAAGGTGATCAAGTCCCTGTAGAGAACACTTCTGATCAAACTGAGAGAAAAGTTCAGGGGCCAGGTTCTAG AGTTCTGACAAGTGAGGAGTACTGCATGGAAAAGACTCTAACTACATATGAAGTGATAGAAGATGCGAAGCTGTACCTGGACGCTTACGAGGCAAGCGAATTAACTGCTTTTCCTGAGATCGTCAACTACCCTCCAGGCACATATTCAAAAACTCTTCTGGTATATGATAAAGACGACAGACGATATGACATGCAGCTAAAACATCATATTAGTAGGGGGACAATAGGATACGCCATCAACTCAGGATGGAACAGTTTCATTAGGACTCATGACCTGGAAGCTGGTGATGTGGTGACCTTTTACAGGGTTCAAGATGAGAGTGTGTCTGATGACTATTATCACGTTATTAGGTACACTAGGAAGTCGGTTGGTCGCAATGAGActagagaaaaaattattgatgatgGCCAAAAGAACCCCAAGACCAGGTACAAGGCGGAGGCACGGCGCAAGGAGGATGGGAGCTTGGTTATTAAGCTGGCTGGGGGGTAA
- the LOC110012568 gene encoding uncharacterized protein LOC110012568 isoform X2: protein MAERSATSGAGPSRKDKGKAKVGIEYQDLRISEDDDDDDQETQSAFQESPDNRSALVLPFKKRWAHEVEDTTVGTPQEKSSTDQPSDTRQEDDENAPDDQTETDLKPGSRAVTANEYCLSKTLGRYEVIPHNPLLYLDVEDTSYLLDWPQMVDFLPVSFSVALLVFDGYDRRYNMLLKQEVGGGRIKYAISRGYFRKPMDRPPCFRRNKSTQDDALRKLLYGSSSVEDKEKGLEKIEPKVDRNQVESGRIEDDQVPVEKNQQESAKVEDDQVPVEKNQQESAKDEGDQVPVENTSDQTERKVQGPGSRVLTSEEYCMEKTLTTYEVIEDAKLYLDAYEASELTAFPEIVNYPPGTYSKTLLVYDKDDRRYDMQLKHHISRGTIGYAINSGWNSFIRTHDLEAGDVVTFYRVQDESVSDDYYHVIRYTRKSVGRNETREKIIDDGQKNPKTRYKAEARRKEDGSLVIKLAGG, encoded by the exons atGGCAGAACGCAGTGCTACTTCAGGAGCAGGTCCCAGTAGAAAAGATAAAGGAAAAGCAAAAGTTGGCATTGAATACCAAGACTTGAGAATTtctgaagatgatgatgatgatgatcaagAAACCCAATCTGCCTTTCAAGAAAGCCCTGATAATCGCTCTGCCCTGGTTTTGCCATTCAAGAAACGGTGGGCACATGAAGTTGAAGATACTACTGTTGGAACCCCGCAGGAGAAAAGTAGTACTGATCAGCCGTCAGATACTCGGCAGGAAGACGATGAGAATGCTCCTGATGATCAAACTGAGACAGACCTGAAGCCAGGTTCcag GGCTGTGACAGCGAACGAATACTGCCTTTCCAAGACTTTAGGTAGATATGAAGTCATCCCACATAATCCCCTGTTATACCTTGATGTTGAAGATACAAGCTATTTGTTAGATTGGCCTCAGATGGTTGATTTCCTTCCGGTCTCATTTTCAGTGGCTCTTCTTGTATTCGATGGATATGATAGGCGATACAACATGCTGTTAAAGCAGGAGGTTGGTGGTGGGAGGATAAAATACGCCATCTCAAGAGG GTACTTCAGGAAGCCTATGGATCGCCCGCCTTGTTTCCGAAGAAATAAATCGACACAAGATGATGCTTTGCGGAAACTCTTGTATGGAAGCTCTAGTGTGGAGGATAAGGAAAAGGGGTTGGAGAAGATTGAGCCTAAGGTTGATAGAAACCAAGTGGAGAGTGGTAGAATTGAAGATGATCAAGTCCCGGTGGAGAAAAACCAACAGGAAAGCGCTAAAGTTGAAGATGATCAAGTCCCGGTAGAGAAAAACCAACAGGAGAGCGCTAAAGATGAAGGTGATCAAGTCCCTGTAGAGAACACTTCTGATCAAACTGAGAGAAAAGTTCAGGGGCCAGGTTCTAG AGTTCTGACAAGTGAGGAGTACTGCATGGAAAAGACTCTAACTACATATGAAGTGATAGAAGATGCGAAGCTGTACCTGGACGCTTACGAGGCAAGCGAATTAACTGCTTTTCCTGAGATCGTCAACTACCCTCCAGGCACATATTCAAAAACTCTTCTGGTATATGATAAAGACGACAGACGATATGACATGCAGCTAAAACATCATATTAGTAGGGGGACAATAGGATACGCCATCAACTCAGGATGGAACAGTTTCATTAGGACTCATGACCTGGAAGCTGGTGATGTGGTGACCTTTTACAGGGTTCAAGATGAGAGTGTGTCTGATGACTATTATCACGTTATTAGGTACACTAGGAAGTCGGTTGGTCGCAATGAGActagagaaaaaattattgatgatgGCCAAAAGAACCCCAAGACCAGGTACAAGGCGGAGGCACGGCGCAAGGAGGATGGGAGCTTGGTTATTAAGCTGGCTGGGGGGTAA
- the LOC110012568 gene encoding uncharacterized protein LOC110012568 isoform X1: MAERSATSGAGPSRKDKGKAKVGIEYQDLRISEDDDDDDQETQSAFQESPDNRSALVLPFKKRWAHEVEDTTVGTPQEKSSTDQPSDTRQEDDENAPDDQTETDLKPGSRAVTANEYCLSKTLGRYEVIPHNPLLYLDVEDTSYLLDWPQMVDFLPVSFSVALLVFDGYDRRYNMLLKQEVGGGRIKYAISRGWGDFVRMHNLKAGDEITFYRFFDSRVSDVYFYVLRYFRKPMDRPPCFRRNKSTQDDALRKLLYGSSSVEDKEKGLEKIEPKVDRNQVESGRIEDDQVPVEKNQQESAKVEDDQVPVEKNQQESAKDEGDQVPVENTSDQTERKVQGPGSRVLTSEEYCMEKTLTTYEVIEDAKLYLDAYEASELTAFPEIVNYPPGTYSKTLLVYDKDDRRYDMQLKHHISRGTIGYAINSGWNSFIRTHDLEAGDVVTFYRVQDESVSDDYYHVIRYTRKSVGRNETREKIIDDGQKNPKTRYKAEARRKEDGSLVIKLAGG, from the exons atGGCAGAACGCAGTGCTACTTCAGGAGCAGGTCCCAGTAGAAAAGATAAAGGAAAAGCAAAAGTTGGCATTGAATACCAAGACTTGAGAATTtctgaagatgatgatgatgatgatcaagAAACCCAATCTGCCTTTCAAGAAAGCCCTGATAATCGCTCTGCCCTGGTTTTGCCATTCAAGAAACGGTGGGCACATGAAGTTGAAGATACTACTGTTGGAACCCCGCAGGAGAAAAGTAGTACTGATCAGCCGTCAGATACTCGGCAGGAAGACGATGAGAATGCTCCTGATGATCAAACTGAGACAGACCTGAAGCCAGGTTCcag GGCTGTGACAGCGAACGAATACTGCCTTTCCAAGACTTTAGGTAGATATGAAGTCATCCCACATAATCCCCTGTTATACCTTGATGTTGAAGATACAAGCTATTTGTTAGATTGGCCTCAGATGGTTGATTTCCTTCCGGTCTCATTTTCAGTGGCTCTTCTTGTATTCGATGGATATGATAGGCGATACAACATGCTGTTAAAGCAGGAGGTTGGTGGTGGGAGGATAAAATACGCCATCTCAAGAGGGTGGGGTGATTTCGTTAGGATGCATAACCTGAAAGCTGGTGATGAGATTACCTTTTACAGGTTTTTTGACAGTAGAGTTTCCGATGTCTATTTTTACGTCCTTAGGTACTTCAGGAAGCCTATGGATCGCCCGCCTTGTTTCCGAAGAAATAAATCGACACAAGATGATGCTTTGCGGAAACTCTTGTATGGAAGCTCTAGTGTGGAGGATAAGGAAAAGGGGTTGGAGAAGATTGAGCCTAAGGTTGATAGAAACCAAGTGGAGAGTGGTAGAATTGAAGATGATCAAGTCCCGGTGGAGAAAAACCAACAGGAAAGCGCTAAAGTTGAAGATGATCAAGTCCCGGTAGAGAAAAACCAACAGGAGAGCGCTAAAGATGAAGGTGATCAAGTCCCTGTAGAGAACACTTCTGATCAAACTGAGAGAAAAGTTCAGGGGCCAGGTTCTAG AGTTCTGACAAGTGAGGAGTACTGCATGGAAAAGACTCTAACTACATATGAAGTGATAGAAGATGCGAAGCTGTACCTGGACGCTTACGAGGCAAGCGAATTAACTGCTTTTCCTGAGATCGTCAACTACCCTCCAGGCACATATTCAAAAACTCTTCTGGTATATGATAAAGACGACAGACGATATGACATGCAGCTAAAACATCATATTAGTAGGGGGACAATAGGATACGCCATCAACTCAGGATGGAACAGTTTCATTAGGACTCATGACCTGGAAGCTGGTGATGTGGTGACCTTTTACAGGGTTCAAGATGAGAGTGTGTCTGATGACTATTATCACGTTATTAGGTACACTAGGAAGTCGGTTGGTCGCAATGAGActagagaaaaaattattgatgatgGCCAAAAGAACCCCAAGACCAGGTACAAGGCGGAGGCACGGCGCAAGGAGGATGGGAGCTTGGTTATTAAGCTGGCTGGGGGGTAA